In the genome of Vicia villosa cultivar HV-30 ecotype Madison, WI linkage group LG7, Vvil1.0, whole genome shotgun sequence, one region contains:
- the LOC131620016 gene encoding uncharacterized protein LOC131620016 has protein sequence MRLQQGRDNTSSNELATFSKWILDVGDGKICEPNDGLADIEIPQELLISSFEDPIKAIVASTYPNLLENFQNVEFLQGKAILASTIEVEEKINHYVLDMIPKEKEYLSFDSIDRTDTSYNEAYEVLTPEIFSKLRTPGLPNHKIKLKVGTPIMLMRNLDQNDGLCNGTRLIVTRLANHIIEAKIMSGKNIGNIFYIPRMSMSPSESPWPFKLIRRQYPIIVSYTMTINKSQGQSLDSVGLYFPTPVFSHGQLYVAISRVTTKSGLKILIHENENAPSSTTTNVVYKEVFQSLS, from the exons ATGCGACTTCAACAGGGAAGAGATAACACAAGTTCTAATGAACTAGCGACATTCTCTAAGTGGATATTAGATGTTGGGGATGGTAAGATATGTGAACCTAATGATGGATTGGCTGATATAGAAATTCCTCAAGAACTATTAATATCCAGTTTTGAGGATCCTATAAAAGCTATAGTCGCAAGCACGTATCCCAATTTGTTGGAAAATTTCCAAAATGTTGAATTTTTACAAGGAAAAGCAATTCTTGCCTCAACCATTGAAGTTGAGGAAAAAATCAATCATTATGTATTGGACATGATACCAA AAGAGAAAGAGTATCTGAGTTTCGATTCAATTGATAGAACTGATACAAGTTATAATGAAGCTTATGAAGTTCTAACTCCAGAAATTTTTAGTAAACTCAGAACACCAGGTTTACCAAATCATAAGATCAAATTAAAGGTTGGTACCCCAATTATGCTAATGAGAAATTTGGACCAAAATGATGGATTGTGCAATGGAACAAGATTAATTGTTACAAGGTTAGCAAATCATATTATTGAGGCAAAAATCATGTCTGGAAAGAATATAGGTAACATATTCTACATCCCTCGCATGTCTATGTCACCTTCTGAGTCACCGTGGCCATTTAAGTTGATTAGGAGGCAATATCCCATTATTGTCTCTTACACAATGACAATTAATAAATCCCAAGGCCAATCGCTTGATAGTGTCGGATTGTATTTTCCTACTCCTGTTTTTAGTCATGGACAATTGTATGTGGCAATTTCAAGAGTTACAACCAAGAGTGGTCTCAAAATCTTAATACATGAAAACGAGAATGCCCCCTCTTCTACCACTACAAATGTTGTGTACAAGGAGGTTTTCCAATCACTTTCTTAG
- the LOC131620017 gene encoding uncharacterized protein LOC131620017 yields the protein MPYLHSYVTQHVGNRLIYDELDYNADTEQENFLNLFTNLTDEQRSIFDKIMEVINKQRGCVFFLHDYGGTGKTFMWRTLSSALRSEKKIVLTVASSGIASLLFPGGRTSHSKFKIPVPTLDNSTCNIDKDAEHSQLFEATNFIIWDEAPMAHKTCFEALDKTLKDVMGKKDLANTIFDGKVVVFGGDFRKILPVVPRVGHFDIVHTSIYSS from the exons ATGCCTTATCTACATTCGTACGTCACACAGCACGTGGGCAATAGACTGATTTATGACGAACTTGATTACAATGCCGATACTGAACAAGAAAATTTCCTTAATCTATTTACGAACCTAACAG ATGAACAACGTTCAATCTTTGATAAAATCATGGAAGTTATTAACAAACAAAGAGGATGCGTGTTTTTTTTACATGATTATGGAGGGACCGGTAAAACTTTCATGTGGAGAACACTATCAAGTGCACTTCGTTCGGAGAAAAAAATAGTTCTTACCGTTGCTTCAAGCGGCATTGCTTCGTTATTATTTCCAGGCGGAAGAACTTCCCATTCAAAGTTCAAAATACCCGTGCCAACCCTTGACAACTCTACTTGCAACATTGACAAAGACGCCGAGCATTCACAGTTGTTTGAAGCAACCAATTTCATAATATGGGATGAAGCACCCATGGCCCATAAGACTTGCTTCGAAGCATTGGATAAGACCCTTAAAGATGTTATGGGCAAAAAGGATCTTGCGAATACAATTTTTGATGGAAAAGTTGTTGTTTTTGGAGGAGATTTCAGAAAAATTCTTCCAGTTGTTCCAAGAGTAGGGCATTTTGATATTGTTCATACTTCCATTTACTCATCTTAA